atcatctaattaaaaatttagtatatagaactagctactttatttttagtaagaaattaatagaactagtttagttgaattagttgaactagttagttgaattagttgagctactttatttaggtatattttagtaagtgcttagttgaattaattagttgaactagttgaattaatagaactagtttaattagttgaattaatataactaataagtgtttaatgtttcacctatgaacataggaaatgccgtctgatgacgaaaacgatttcattatgtgcgaaaaCTGCGAAGACCAACGCGACATGTGCGACataaatttcctagttgatgataggcacttcagcatcaagctggatgagacggtcgaagtggatacagtaagtcacaatgacaagtcttttttcgcaattaagcatgcatgacttatgcttcatttgcttcaacttataattttaaattttcactattctactagcgtatcccctgccatgcaagaatttttgtcttggataagataggtttcagttctaacaaaactatggaggtaaagggagtttacttgaagaccgagcatggttataccttcaacgtcaaattatacaatacagacacctacacctattttgaatgcaaaacttggcaagcactatgcaaatcttatgcatttgagcctgatatgtttatcacctttgatattcgtcccgaagatgatattgaaggtaatagagacatttgggtcgatgtgcagatgcctccaactctaccattatgtgagtttctcaaccatatttatgtcttcaatattcttttttcaaaaatagttgacaactaatttctattgacagcttatttccattcaagcaaacatgtccagcgcttggtagacaggaccgtccactgtcccggggctgaactaaactgtgaggagataagtcattatgtttcatggcttgaggatcttgatgctgtcaagagaaattattttcctgaatttcaaaatcttagtactcaaaacgtgcgaccaatagtgttcgtattgaactacggtcacatctatttaggaaatatggtaagatttttactatttttcctcagtgcatcttttgcatacattatttttcaagctaaacttcattgctaagtataatgttactatacgatgttcttcaacaggacTCCTGATgtcagttgtgcctcagtggattggTACTAAAgatcgcatgtcaatggttagcttacggccaagagatcctacattgcacatgagtccATTCAGGGTTTCTAcaaccgaggaatgcttaatagtgaaagactggagcaaaattgtgaaggatcgcagagaagtactaggggcagcaatcagacaggttcatctgcacgcttcaatatgatgaatcaggagagctatacatgttgtatgctattttacctgagagagagcagcaggagtgattagcatgctcttagtacttgtcctctcatgtccgtgttcttcgtcctgaacttaatctcaaagagtgatttgctttgtGGTCTTATATATGAACGCTTGTAATTTTGACCATGTTAAACTCGATGATATCTTttcttctggtacaagtgaatgtttcttctttaagctagtattggtggtgattagatagcggtaatgactatgatgattaaatagcggTAATGACGACTGacgatttttagctagctagtatactgttgttggtgatgatatgatgcaatagtttttatattaatatgatgatgatgagttattatatcatttataaaagaaaccgcagattagtttcaactggatggatcctaactagctaagtgatcaagtatatgccatatccatattacttgctcacctaatataagtgatcaagtaatatggatatggcatatactttgatcacttagctaggatccatgcatgcatccagttgaaactaatctgcggtactttcacctaatgatttaacaactcattataatgtaaaaacaatctctaaattaaattgaaaacacaaaattaaaggaaagtaaaaaataaaaccaaaaccccccaaacatttagtaccggttggtgttaccaaccggtaataaaggtctccccgcacccggccctggctcgtgccacgtggtggcactttagtggcggttcgtgccaaaccggtactaaagggggaggcctttagtccccaccctttagtgccggttacagaaccgacactaaataaggcccttacgaaccggtgctaaatcctggttctgcactagtgcttaCCGCCATGCATCCCGCCGTCGCCACCATCATTGGGCATGCCCACAAACCACTTCTGTGCGTTGTCCCACTTGGACGGCATCGGCTTGAGCCTGCAGGTTGCCATGcataggttgtagactcatcttgtcttggtatgtgtgatgttacagtaactagctatgttaccacatgccctCCTCGTTAATTACTCGCCACATCATCTGTTTTGCCTAGAgatgtgatgttaccacctatgttactcccattatggGTAGTCTTAGGCTGCCCGTGACGAGAGTATCATAAATAGTATCATGCACGCTAAATAGGCAATTTTAATGACAtttcatagaattaaatgaagtaaAAGGAGGCTGAGTATCATGCTGATATCGTATCatatattaaatgatgtgctactagcTGCTTAAAAATAACAGAAACAAATTAGGCTCGACAGAGCATTGTTCAGCTCAAGAAATTGAAGAACTATTTCGTGCACTATGGACCATCGTTGTTAATACGGTAGTCAGCCTGCAAACACAACACTTCGTCACACATCTCATTTTGAAATGGCAGCAATCCAAGGCTGGATCACAGGCCCTGTTTCCAAAAAAGCCACTCTCCTTATTCAACTGTTTCAAGTGGATTGATGTCAACACTCTACTGGATTGCATCTGGTGCCATTATTAGCTCCTTGATTATTAGCACCATTGTAAGTTGCGTGTAACCAAACCAGAACCATGGCCGCCACTCTAGGCTCATCATCTTGCCTCCTCGGCCCCGTCCCGTTCAAAGACGTCGGTCGCGGCGGCGACCACGTCATCTCCCCGCCGGAGGAGTATGCGGACATCATCACCGACATGCCCACCATCACCGTACGCGCAGGCCACTTGATGCGGCAGTGGCAGGGCGCTTGGCTGCCCCACCAGAGGGTGCCGGGGGTGCTCTCCTTCCAGCGGCGCTTCACGCCGCGCCCCGACGACGTGCTCCTCGCAAGCCCGCCCAAGTGCGGCACCACGTGGCTCAAGGCCCTGTCCTTCGCGACAATGGCACGGGCCGCCTACCCGCCCGGCAACGGCGACCACCCGCTCCTCCGCCTCAACCCGCACGACTGTGTCCCTCTGGTCGACAGCCTGTTCAGCGCCGGTCAGGAGACCAAGCTGGATGCGCTGCCGTCGCCCAGGCTGATGAACACGCACGTGCACCACtccctcctgcctccctccgtcgcccACGACCCCGGCTGCAAGATCGTCTACGTCTGTAGGTATCTACGTAAAACCGACCATTTCTCTCTGCTAATTTTTCATTCATAATATCAGAGCTGGACGAGATCACACCATTGACTTATGCATTGCGTACACAGCAGCCATAGGCTGTTAGTTTACTCATACATGTGGTACATTTTTGTTTTTGAAATAAACGTGGTACAAAATGATTCCTAGTTTGTTTTTACTTCCATTCAGTATGATTTTAGGCTACTCATCTCTATGACTCTATCTGCATCCATTTCTCACCCAAAAAAAAAAACT
This region of Triticum aestivum cultivar Chinese Spring chromosome 2D, IWGSC CS RefSeq v2.1, whole genome shotgun sequence genomic DNA includes:
- the LOC123048586 gene encoding cytosolic sulfotransferase 5-like, translated to MAATLGSSSCLLGPVPFKDVGRGGDHVISPPEEYADIITDMPTITVRAGHLMRQWQGAWLPHQRVPGVLSFQRRFTPRPDDVLLASPPKCGTTWLKALSFATMARAAYPPGNGDHPLLRLNPHDCVPLVDSLFSAGQETKLDALPSPRLMNTHVHHSLLPPSVAHDPGCKIVYVCREPKDMLVSLWHFYESSETMDGSTYTFSDLFENACEGKHSNGPIWDHILGYWQASQATPERVLFLRYEEMLHDPVGSVRELARFLGVPFTVTEEEAGLPVDIVKLCNIETLRGVSANKMGANGIFVKFPHTSFFRKGVVGDWVNHMTPEMAQRFDAIVEEKLHGSSLSFKS